GCTCGAGCTGCTCGGCAGGGATGACCCAGGCAGCAATGTGCGTGCTACCGGATCGGCAAGGTTGCCGAGACGAGACCGGAACGTGGCGGCCACTGAGGAGCTGGGAAGATGAGACCTCTTGAGATCCTGCTGCTGGTTGCCGATCTGGTGGCCTTCTTGCTGTTGGTGGTCCCGTTGCCCGGCAGGGCACGCGGGCTGCGGCGTGCGGCGCCGATCGTGCTGCTGGCAATGGGCGCGCAGCTGCTGGTGGAGGGTCCGCGCTGGCAGCTGGTCCCGGCGTACGCGCTGGCCGGGCTGTTCTTCCTGGTCTGGCTGCTGCAGACCGTCAAACCGGCGGGCAGGCCCACCGGACGAAGCCGGACCAGGCGGCTTGCCGCCGGCCTGGGTGTCGGGCTGGGCGTCCTCGGGCTGGCGGTGGCTGTCGCGCTGCCGATCGTTCTCCCCGTGTTCGGCTTCCCGCATCCGACCGGGCAATATGCGATTGGCACGGTGACCTACCACTGGGTGGATGCTGGCCGTCCGGAGGTCTTCACCGCCGACCCGCATGACCGTCGTGAGCTGATGGTGCAGCTCTGGTATCCCGCCAAGGCAGACCCATCAGCGCCGCGCGCCGCCTACATCCAGGATGCTGATGCTGTTGCGCCGGCGCTGGCGCGGGCGTTCCATCTGCCGGGGTTCGCCTTCGGGCACTTTAAATACATCACCACCAACGCGATCCCGTCCGCGCCCGTGGCAGCTGACCAGGCCAGCTACCCGGCGCTGATCTTCTTGCACGGGTTTTCCGGCCTCCGCCAGCACAACACCTTCCAGGTCGAGGAGCTGGTCTCGCACGGCTACATCGTCGCGGCCATCGATCAGCCGTATGCCGCCGCGTTGGTGGTCTTCCCGGATGGACGCCAGGCGGTCGGGCTGTCGCGGGACCAAATGAAGCCCCTGGTCCGGGCGAGCTACACCCCGGTCGAAACAGCGCCGACACTTAACGGCCAGACATTCAACGACGGCATCGTGCCTTATCTGGCGCAAGACGCCCGCCTCACGCTGGATCAGCTCGCCGCCCTGAACCAAGCCGACCCAAACGGCATCCTGACCGGGCGGCTGGACCTGCAGCGTGCCGGCATCTTCGGCATCTCGCTGGGCGGCATCGTGGGCGCCGAAACCTGCCGGCTGGAGCCACGCTTGCGGGCCTGCCTGGTGCTGGATGCTCCCATGCCGACCGACGTGGTCCAGGCCGGCTTGCAGCAGCCAACGATGTGGATCACCCGGGATGCCGAAACCATGCGGCTCGAAGGTTGGCCAAAGACAGAAATCGATGAACACCAGACCACCATGCGGGCGGTATTCCAGAGCCTGCCGGGAGATGGTTACTTCGTGCGGGTGCGCGGCATGTTCCACCTCAACCTGACCGACTACCCGCTGGTTTCGCCTCTCATGCCCTTGACGGGCATCACCGGGCCGATCGGCGCGCAACGGGCGCACCGCATCATCAGTGCGTACCCGCTGGCGTTCTTCGACCGCCACCTGAAGGGCCGGCCGGCGACACTGCTCGATGGCCCGGCGGCACAATATCCCGACGTGGCCTTGGAAACCCGCCGACCGTTTTCCGCGCACTGAGGTGGTCCGCCGCCGGTGTGATCGACGTCTGCCGTCGGGTGCAACGGGATGGATCCAACCCGCAACTGGTAGCTTACGAGGCAGGCCGCTTTCGCGCCGCCGTCTGGCTCCCCGTCCTCGAGAGAAGGACCGCCAGCAGCTCGCTCATTCGCGCTGCCGATCGACCGATCATTGGGCTGGGTCCACAGCCTTCGCGCACACCAGGATGAGCCGTTCCGCGGTGACTCCTCCGCTGTCGAAACATGCCTTGCTCGTGCTGGGACCGTCGGGGACGAGGTCGTCCAGGCGGGTGTGGGGCTGCGGACCCGGTCATGGCTGCTTGCCCTCGAGTCGTTGCAGCCCGTCATAGGCGGCGTACTTGTACGTCTCGCTGTAGGTGGGGAGGTTGAAGGTCCGGTCGATGAAGGTGTCGATGGGCTCGCCGGAGCCGATGGCGCCCTGGCCGTGGTGGATCAGCTCCCCGGCGATCTCGCCGACGATGTGGACCCCGAGCAGGCGACGGTCGTCGCGCCGGAAGACCAGCTTGATCAGCCCCTCCGTCGCCCCGGCGATCTGGGCCCGGGGACTGTGCTGGAACCATCCCCGCCCCACCTCGCAGTCGATGCCCGCCCCCCTGGCCGCTTGCTCGGTCATCCCCACCATCGCAGCCTCGGGGATGGCGTAGACGCCGTAGGGGGGCAGGGGGTCCAGGGCCGGTTTGAAGGGGATCCCAAAGGCGTGGGTGGCCGCCACGCGCCCCTGCTCCATGGAGACCGACGCCAGCGCCGGCGGGCCGATCACGTCGCCGGCCGCGTAGACCCCCTCGGCCGTCGTTCGGTAGGTATCGTCCACCACGATCCGTCCCCGGGCATCGGTCTTCACCCCGGCCTCCTGGAGCCCGAGGCCTTCGGTGCTGCCCGCCCGCCCCGCCACGAACAACACCTTCTCCGGATGCAGGCGCTCCCCGCCGGCCAGCGTGACCCGCAGCTCCCCGCCGACCCGCGCGACCCTGCCCGCCCCCGATCCGAGCACCAGCCGCATCCCCATGCCAGCAAACGCCCCGGCCAGCACGTCGGAGATCTCGGTGTCCATGAACGGCAGCACGCGATCGGCCACATCCAGCAGGGTCACCTCGACACCCAGCGCCGTGAACACCGAGGCGTACTCGCACCCCACAGGGCCGCCGCCGATGACCACCATCGACCTGGGGATCCGGTCCAGCCCGATGATGCTCTCCGAATCGTGCACATCCGGGTCGTCGAAGGGGATCTCGGGCGGACGGAGCGGTCTCGAGCCGGTGGCGATCAGGATCACGCCGGCCCGGAAGGTGTGCTCGGAGCCGCCGTTGGACCGCACGAGCACCGAGGGACCGGGCCCCAGCCTGGCCTGGCCGCGGAGCAGTTGGACCCCGTGCCGGTCCAGGTTCGCCCGGACCGACTCCGTCCTGGTCGCGATCACCTCGGCGGTCCGGGCCAGGAGCCGCTCCAGGGCCAGCGAGGGAAGCAGCTGCAGGCTCAGCCCGTAGGTGTCTCGCCTGCGGAACCCGGTGAGGTAGCTGGCCGTCTCCCGCAGCGCCATCGTGGGGACTCCGGCGCTGCGAACCGCCGACCCCCCGGGGCTTGCGGCCCTGTCCACCACGGCCACGCGCTTGCCGAAGAAGGCGGCCTGGACCGCCGCCTTCTCCCCGGCCGGCCCTGCTCCGATCACGATCATGTCGAGCGAGTCGTCCATCTCCATGGTCTCCTGTCTCGTGGCGACCGGGGCCTGCACCGGTTCGACCAGGTTGGGTCAGGAGCCGGGTGCCCGGAAGGCGTCGGCGTGGTCGGCGGCCCACCGGGCGTAGGTCCGCGCGGGGCGGCCGAGGATCCGCTCCACGCCAAGTGCCCGGGTCGGCGGTGTTCCGACCGCTGGGCGGCGGTCGTGGGTCCTGACCGCCAAGCTGTTGTGCAAGGCCACGGTGGCATCGGCAAGGGCCCGTCCACATCGGCTGGGTGGACCATTCGCCCAGCCGGCTAGGCGAATGGTCCAGCTGGACCATGCGGCCGGGCCGCGGTCGGCGGTCAGCCACCCCCGCCGCTGCGCTGCTGGACCACCCACGCGGCGATCTGTGCCCGTGAGGCAAAGCCCAGCTTGGTCAGGATGTGCGCCACGTGGTGGGCGATGGTCGGGCGGCTCAGGTACAGCCGCCGCGCGATCGCGGGGTTGGACAGGCCTTCGGCCACCAGTCCGGCCACCTCCAGCTCGCGAGGCGACAGCGGGCCGGCCGCGCCAGCGTCGCTGGGCGGCCACACACCCAGGCGTCGCAGGACCCGCTCTGTCCGCTGGACGCCAAGGTCGGCGCCGATCCGCTCGAACAGCGCACGCGCGGCCTGCGCCGCCTGCTGGTCCCCGAGCAGCTCACCGCGCCAGCACCCAACCAGCGCGCCAAGCCACGGCCACGGCGCCGCGGTCGACAGCGACTGGGCCTGGGCCGCCCGCTCGGGCGTTGGTCCAAGCCGGAACCGGGCCACGGCCAGCGCCGCAGCGAAGAACCGCGGCGGCTCGCGCTGGCTGGACGCCGCCGCCTCGACGATGGTCGTCGCATCGGCGAGCCGGCCCAGCCGCAGGAGCGCGTCGACGTGCAATGGCAGGAACATGGGGCCCCCGACCATGAGCTGCCAGCCGCCGACCCAGGAATCGATCGAGTGGGCCAGCTGCTCGGCGGCCTCCTCCCACCGACCTTCCTCCCACGCCAGCCATCCCAGCGCCGCAGCGCGATCGGCAACCCGAACGGTACTGCGGGCGGCCTGACTCGCGCCGGGTCGGTGCAGGATCCGCCGGGTTTCCTCCAGATCGCCCCGGTGCAGGTGCAGGAATGCCTCAGCGGCGTCGACCCAGGGGACGGGTGAGGCCGGCCTTGAGAACCGGATCTCCGGACCCACGCGCACGAAAATGGCCTCGGCGTCGTCGGCCCGTCCCCGCAACAGCAGGACGGTACCCCACAGCAGCTGCGCCAGGTTCGCGTAGTCCCAGGCCCCGGCGCGCTCCGCGGCCTGCTGGGCCGCCTCGGCGTCCTCGATCGTCGCCGTGTACTGCGCCACAGAGAACAGGGCGGTCGCCTCGCTGGCGGTCAGACCGTGCGCGCGGGCGAAGGCGGCGGTGTCATGGGATCGGGCGATGGCGGCCTGCCGGTCGCGATCCTGCTGGTAGCCGATGTAGATGTGGGTGTATCGCGCGCGGCACTCGGCCTCCACGTCGCTGGTGCGCCGGGCGATCTCCAGTGCCCGCTCGGTGTGCCGCCGGGCCTGCTGGTCATCGCCGAGGAACCCGGCGACGAATCCGGCCTGGGCGAGCAGCATGGCCCCCTGATCGAGCGCGTCGTGGTGTTCCAGATGCGCCAGTTCCTGCTCGATCAGGGCCAGCGCTTCGCCGACGGCGCCCGTCCAGAACAAGTGCACAGCCAGCACGTTCGCCAGCCATGCCCGCTCGTGCAGGGGCAGACGATCGCGCCGGGACCAGGCGTCCCGGACCAGCGGATCAAGCTCCGTCCAGCGCCCTGCCAAAAACAGCTCGCGGATCGCCGCCTCCTCCAGACCAGCCCGGCGGGGGACCAGCGATGCATGCCTGCGAGCCAGCTGCAGCGCTGCAAGATGCAGCGTGGCGCTGTGGCCCACGTTCCCGGCCTTCCATGCCTCCTCGGCGTCCCCCTCGAGGACCGACAGCGCGGCCTGAGGCTGCCCGGCGCGCTCCAGGTGGCCGGCGACGCGCTCGACCGGGTGCGCGCCGCTGCGGGCCAGCGCCTCGGCGAGCTCCTGGTGGATGGCGCGCCGTCGCTCGGGCGGGACAGCCTGGTAGGCCGCCTCCTGCAGCAGCGGATGGCGGAAGCGCAGACGCCCATCCTCCCGCTCCAGCAGCCCCGCCCACACCAGCGCATCCGCTGGCGGCTCAGGCCGCAAGGACCCGAGCAGGTCCTGGTCCACCTCCAGGCCGGCCACCGCCGCCACCTCCAGCAGGTCGCGTGCGGCAGGGCCCAGACGCTGCGCCCGCTCCTGGACGGTGGCCCGCACGATGTCCGGCAGGGCCGGAAGCGCACCCGAACGTGCGGCCAGGCTCGCCAGCTCCTCGACCAGCAGCGGCGTGCCGGCGCTTCGCTGGACGATCGTGCCCACCAGCCCCTGCGGCAGCGACGGCACCAGGGCGCGGACCAGCCGCTCCCCGTCCGCAGCCGACAGCCGCTCAAGCGAGACACGCAGCACGCTGGGATCCCGTTGCAGCCGGACCAGGCTCGCCCACCAGGGGTGGGCCGCACCGATCTCCTCCTCACGGTAGGTGACGCCCAGGACCAGACCCATCGCCGCAACCCGCCGCGCCGCATACCGCACAAACTCCCACGTCGCCTCGTCCGCCCAGTGCAGGTCCTCCAAGACCCACAGCGTCACGCGGTCACCGGCGGCCTCGTCCACGGTGTCCAGCAACGCCTCGAACAGCACCGGATGGTCGAAGGAGCGGCGCTCCACCTCCCGCGTCGCAGCCAACTCGGGTGCGACCGCCCACAACACCGACGCCCGGGCCAACGCTGCCTGCCACAGCGGCGGCTCGCCTCGCCTGGCCGCCCTGAGCGCATCCGCGACGGCGCCAAACGACAGCGCCGCCTCCTCAGGGAAGGCCCGTCCCAGCAGGACCAGACCACCTCGGCCCCGGTGGGAGCGGCTGAGCTCTTGACACAGCCGCGTCTTGCCGATCCCCGCCTCGCCGGAGATCAGCACGACGCTGCCGGCCCCCGCCGCAGCGCGGCCCATGACGAGCTCGAGCAGCCGGAGATCCGCATCCCGGCCGACGAATGGAACCTGCTGCTGGAACACCGCACATCTCCTGGCCCGAGTCTACCGGCATGATCACCGGGCACCCAGGGCGGCTTGGCCGCGGCCAAGACGGCGGGAGGAGGGCTGCCGAGCGCTCGCTGACGGCGCTGCCTACAGATCGCCGGGCCGACAACCAAGCGTATCGCATGGGGCCGTTCCAGCAGCTCAGAGGCCCATATTTGAGGGTCACAGCGCACCTGGATTCGGTCTAGGATGGCGGCGCCATGGAGACGGAGATGGGTGCGCTGTCGGCATCCGAGCTGGCCGACCTGGCGGGCGTGACGGAGGCCGAGGTCGACCGCCTGGTCGGCCTGGGCATCCTGGTGGCCAGGGACGGAGCTGGCCCGTTCCTGGCGGCCGACGCGCAGAAGGTCCGCTTGGCCACGGCGTGCGAGCGGGCCGGGCTGCCGATGGACGGGATCGCGTCGGCGATCCGGGCGGGCCGGCTGTCGTTCAGCTTCCTGGAGGCCGCCCCGTACCGGCGGTGGGCGGTGCACTCGGCGCGGACCTACCGGCAGGTCAGCCAGGAGACAGGCATCCCGCTGGACACGCTCGGCAGCGCCCTGGAGTCCATGGGCTTTGCCCGGATGGCACCCGACGAGCCGATCAGGGAGGACGAGCTGGAGATCGTGCCGCTGCTGCGGCTCGGCTTTTCCAGTGGGCTCTTCGACCTGGCCTGGACGACCCGGCTCGGCCGGGCCCACGCGGAGGGCCTGCGGCTGGTCGCCGCGGCCTGGGCCGACATCTACCACGCGCGGTTCGAGGGGGCGGTGCTGGCGTCCGGCGCCGACCAGCGGACGGCCATGGAGGTGGCCGCCCAGCTGAGCGTCGACTTCCTGCCGCTGGCAGACCCCGCGCTGCTGGCCATCTACCGCAGGCAGCAGGAGCTGGTGTGGACCGAGGACCTGGTCGAGCGCATCGAGAGCGAGCTCGAAGCGGCGGGGGTGCTGGGGCGGCCCGGGCGGGTCCCGGCGATGTCGTTCCTGGACCTGGTGGGCTACACGCGGCTCACCGAAGAGCAGGGCGACCGGGCCGCGGCCGAGCTGGCCGCATCCCTGGCGGTGCTGGTCGATCGGTTCTCGCGCGAGCACGGCGGGGTGCCGGTGAAGTGGCTGGGCGACGGGGTGATGGTCCACTTCCGGGAGCCGGCGGGGGCGGTGCTGTCGGCGCTGCGCATGGTGGAGCAGCTCCCCCAGGCCGGCCTGCCGCCGGGGCATGTCGGGGTGGCGGCCGGGCCGGTGGTGGTCCAGGGTGGCGACTACTTCGGCCGCACCGTGAACCTGGCCGCCCGGATCGCCGCCCGCGCCGGCGCGGGGCAGGTCCTGGTCAGCGACAGCGTGGTCGAGTCGGCCTCGCCCACGGGCGTGAGCTTCGTGGAGCTCGGCAGGCTGCGGCTCAAGGGGATCGCCCGTCCGGTACGGGTGCTGGAGGCCCGCGGCACGTGAGATCCTCTCTGCACCGCCCGACGGCGAGCCGGAGGACGCCATGGACGAGATGACGGTTGGGATCGCGGCCCTGGAGCGCACGCCGCTGTTTGCGGGGCTGGACCGCGAGGATCTCCAGAAGGTCCTTGGCTGCAGGCAGCGCGTCTCGTTCGAGCGTGGCCAGGCGATCGTCGAACGGTGGGACCCGGGCGACGCGATGTACATCATCGTGTCGGGTGCCGCCGAGGTGGACGTCGGCGGGCGGTTCCACCGGCTGGAGCGGGGCGACTTCTTCGGCGAGATGGCGGTGCTGGCCAGCGAGCGGCGCGAGGCGACCGTCAAGGCCGTGGAACCGGTCGAGGCGTTGCGGATCCCCGCCCACGGCCTGCAGGCCTTCCTGCTGGAGAACCCGAAGGTCGCGGTCGGCATGCTCAAGAGCCTGGTGGAGCGCCTGCGCGAGGTGCAGGATCGTCTCGACACCTGGATCGGTGGGGTCTGGTGATCGTACCGAGAACGCTCCGCCAATCGACGCGTGACAGTACATCGACTCATCGGACCGGCAGACGACGCCGGTCGCTCAGGCAGCGGTCTCGTCGTGGCGGTGCCTTGCCACCGCTTCCAGCATGCCCCGCTCGACCCGGTCGCCCGGCACGACCGCGACCCGGCAGGGCGTGACCGCCCGCAGGGTGGCCGTGCGCCGCCCCCCATCCAGCAGGGCCATCTCTCCCAGGACGGCACCCGGCCCGACCTCGGTCACCGGCCGGCCGTCACGCAGCACCAACAGCACCCCGTCGAACAGCAAGAACAGCCTGCCGCCAGGCTCACCCTGCTCGACCAGGTGCTCGCCCGGCTGGAGCCGGACAAACTGCGGGTGGGAACCGATGATGACGGCTGACAGCTGCCGCTCCATGGCCGACTCCACCGCGGTCACCAGCGCTGGCGACTGCTCGCCACCCCACGGCGTGTGGTGCCCGAACGACTGCCGATACCAGGTCTGGAAGTCGATCAGGCCGCTCTTGGCGACCAGCCGGCCGGTGTGGTCGTAGATCCAGTGCCGCGGGAACGGGCTGGCGCCGATTACCTGGAAGTCGGAGCGGCCGTCGGTGTGGATGGTGAGTGACAGCGTCGTCCACACCGTTGGCGCAGCCAGCTGCACGAACGGCCTGCGGCGCAGCAGATGGGGCGCAGCCACGCCGGTGCGGCCGCCCGCGGTCTGCGCAAAGCGCACCCAGCCGTGCCCCACCTGTGGCCGTGGACGCAGGTCAGGGAAGGCCGCCCCCGGGAAGGTCACCCCGGCGGACGCCAGCCGAAGGGTGGTGCTGCCGATGTGGCCCTGGCCCAGGTGTCCGTGGGCAGCGATGCGCCCATCCTCCACCTCGATGAAGGCGCGCAGCTCGTTGACGAAGCGGGCCCCGCCCCTGGCCAGCAGACCCGCTGGGTCGTGGAGTTGGTCGGGGGGCGGCGGGTCGTAGTGGGCGACCCCGCTGGCGAAGGCGAGCTCGGGCAGGGCCTGGACGGCTCCCAGCGGGAGCCACGAAACGGAAGTGACCGAGGACTCGATTCGCATGGCACCATCCTTTGATCTGTCCCTGCGGCACGTTGCCACCGACCGCCTCCAGCGCCTCACGGTGGACGGTGACGACGTCGGAGTTGCCGACGACCGCAGTCAGGTTGTGCCGACGCTGAGCGTCGGCTCGAACGAGCAGGCGGCCGGTACTGCCGGTCGCTGGGAACCCCAAGCAGTCTCACCGGATCGGGAGCTGCTTGGTCGCCTTGGGGCTTATGTCTGTGTGGATGGCTCCCAGTGGTCGTGGCGGGCGTAGCGGGGCTGCCAGATCCGCCGGTAGACCACCCGCAGCGGCGGCGGGAGCTCCCCAAGGACCGCCTTGACCTGCTCGGGGGTGGCCTCATCCAGGAGCCACGGGAACAGCTGGGCGCCACTGCGGAT
This portion of the Actinomycetes bacterium genome encodes:
- a CDS encoding carboxylic ester hydrolase, which gives rise to MRPLEILLLVADLVAFLLLVVPLPGRARGLRRAAPIVLLAMGAQLLVEGPRWQLVPAYALAGLFFLVWLLQTVKPAGRPTGRSRTRRLAAGLGVGLGVLGLAVAVALPIVLPVFGFPHPTGQYAIGTVTYHWVDAGRPEVFTADPHDRRELMVQLWYPAKADPSAPRAAYIQDADAVAPALARAFHLPGFAFGHFKYITTNAIPSAPVAADQASYPALIFLHGFSGLRQHNTFQVEELVSHGYIVAAIDQPYAAALVVFPDGRQAVGLSRDQMKPLVRASYTPVETAPTLNGQTFNDGIVPYLAQDARLTLDQLAALNQADPNGILTGRLDLQRAGIFGISLGGIVGAETCRLEPRLRACLVLDAPMPTDVVQAGLQQPTMWITRDAETMRLEGWPKTEIDEHQTTMRAVFQSLPGDGYFVRVRGMFHLNLTDYPLVSPLMPLTGITGPIGAQRAHRIISAYPLAFFDRHLKGRPATLLDGPAAQYPDVALETRRPFSAH
- the sthA gene encoding Si-specific NAD(P)(+) transhydrogenase — translated: MDDSLDMIVIGAGPAGEKAAVQAAFFGKRVAVVDRAASPGGSAVRSAGVPTMALRETASYLTGFRRRDTYGLSLQLLPSLALERLLARTAEVIATRTESVRANLDRHGVQLLRGQARLGPGPSVLVRSNGGSEHTFRAGVILIATGSRPLRPPEIPFDDPDVHDSESIIGLDRIPRSMVVIGGGPVGCEYASVFTALGVEVTLLDVADRVLPFMDTEISDVLAGAFAGMGMRLVLGSGAGRVARVGGELRVTLAGGERLHPEKVLFVAGRAGSTEGLGLQEAGVKTDARGRIVVDDTYRTTAEGVYAAGDVIGPPALASVSMEQGRVAATHAFGIPFKPALDPLPPYGVYAIPEAAMVGMTEQAARGAGIDCEVGRGWFQHSPRAQIAGATEGLIKLVFRRDDRRLLGVHIVGEIAGELIHHGQGAIGSGEPIDTFIDRTFNLPTYSETYKYAAYDGLQRLEGKQP
- a CDS encoding AAA family ATPase, which encodes MFQQQVPFVGRDADLRLLELVMGRAAAGAGSVVLISGEAGIGKTRLCQELSRSHRGRGGLVLLGRAFPEEAALSFGAVADALRAARRGEPPLWQAALARASVLWAVAPELAATREVERRSFDHPVLFEALLDTVDEAAGDRVTLWVLEDLHWADEATWEFVRYAARRVAAMGLVLGVTYREEEIGAAHPWWASLVRLQRDPSVLRVSLERLSAADGERLVRALVPSLPQGLVGTIVQRSAGTPLLVEELASLAARSGALPALPDIVRATVQERAQRLGPAARDLLEVAAVAGLEVDQDLLGSLRPEPPADALVWAGLLEREDGRLRFRHPLLQEAAYQAVPPERRRAIHQELAEALARSGAHPVERVAGHLERAGQPQAALSVLEGDAEEAWKAGNVGHSATLHLAALQLARRHASLVPRRAGLEEAAIRELFLAGRWTELDPLVRDAWSRRDRLPLHERAWLANVLAVHLFWTGAVGEALALIEQELAHLEHHDALDQGAMLLAQAGFVAGFLGDDQQARRHTERALEIARRTSDVEAECRARYTHIYIGYQQDRDRQAAIARSHDTAAFARAHGLTASEATALFSVAQYTATIEDAEAAQQAAERAGAWDYANLAQLLWGTVLLLRGRADDAEAIFVRVGPEIRFSRPASPVPWVDAAEAFLHLHRGDLEETRRILHRPGASQAARSTVRVADRAAALGWLAWEEGRWEEAAEQLAHSIDSWVGGWQLMVGGPMFLPLHVDALLRLGRLADATTIVEAAASSQREPPRFFAAALAVARFRLGPTPERAAQAQSLSTAAPWPWLGALVGCWRGELLGDQQAAQAARALFERIGADLGVQRTERVLRRLGVWPPSDAGAAGPLSPRELEVAGLVAEGLSNPAIARRLYLSRPTIAHHVAHILTKLGFASRAQIAAWVVQQRSGGGG
- a CDS encoding adenylate/guanylate cyclase domain-containing protein, producing the protein MGALSASELADLAGVTEAEVDRLVGLGILVARDGAGPFLAADAQKVRLATACERAGLPMDGIASAIRAGRLSFSFLEAAPYRRWAVHSARTYRQVSQETGIPLDTLGSALESMGFARMAPDEPIREDELEIVPLLRLGFSSGLFDLAWTTRLGRAHAEGLRLVAAAWADIYHARFEGAVLASGADQRTAMEVAAQLSVDFLPLADPALLAIYRRQQELVWTEDLVERIESELEAAGVLGRPGRVPAMSFLDLVGYTRLTEEQGDRAAAELAASLAVLVDRFSREHGGVPVKWLGDGVMVHFREPAGAVLSALRMVEQLPQAGLPPGHVGVAAGPVVVQGGDYFGRTVNLAARIAARAGAGQVLVSDSVVESASPTGVSFVELGRLRLKGIARPVRVLEARGT
- a CDS encoding cyclic nucleotide-binding domain-containing protein, yielding MDEMTVGIAALERTPLFAGLDREDLQKVLGCRQRVSFERGQAIVERWDPGDAMYIIVSGAAEVDVGGRFHRLERGDFFGEMAVLASERREATVKAVEPVEALRIPAHGLQAFLLENPKVAVGMLKSLVERLREVQDRLDTWIGGVW
- a CDS encoding cyclic nucleotide-binding domain-containing protein, with protein sequence MRIESSVTSVSWLPLGAVQALPELAFASGVAHYDPPPPDQLHDPAGLLARGGARFVNELRAFIEVEDGRIAAHGHLGQGHIGSTTLRLASAGVTFPGAAFPDLRPRPQVGHGWVRFAQTAGGRTGVAAPHLLRRRPFVQLAAPTVWTTLSLTIHTDGRSDFQVIGASPFPRHWIYDHTGRLVAKSGLIDFQTWYRQSFGHHTPWGGEQSPALVTAVESAMERQLSAVIIGSHPQFVRLQPGEHLVEQGEPGGRLFLLFDGVLLVLRDGRPVTEVGPGAVLGEMALLDGGRRTATLRAVTPCRVAVVPGDRVERGMLEAVARHRHDETAA
- a CDS encoding hemerythrin domain-containing protein; translated protein: HQRLGDTVDALASALYGHLTHEERDVLPLIDQSLTQAEWRAFGNDQRRRTGIRSGAQLFPWLLDEATPEQVKAVLGELPPPLRVVYRRIWQPRYARHDHWEPSTQT